In Bubalus kerabau isolate K-KA32 ecotype Philippines breed swamp buffalo chromosome 4, PCC_UOA_SB_1v2, whole genome shotgun sequence, one DNA window encodes the following:
- the MYADML2 gene encoding myeloid-associated differentiation marker-like protein 2 has product MGSTMEPPGGGYLHLGAVTSPVGTARVLQLVFGCTTFSLVAHRGGFSGVQGTFCVAAWGFCFALSLLVVACEFTRLHGCLRLSWGNFTAAFAMFATLLSATAAVIYPLYFTRLECPPEPEGCTARNFRLAASVFAGLLFLAYATEVALTRARPGQVASYMATVSGLLKIVQAFVACIIFGALVHDSRYGRYVATQWCVAVYSLCFLATVVVVILSVLGHTGGLGCPFDRVVVVYTFLAVLLYLSAAVIWPVFCFDPKYGEPGRPPDCPRGSCPWDSQLVVATFTYVNLLLYIADLAYSQRIRFVPTF; this is encoded by the coding sequence ATGGGCAGCACCATGGAGCCCCCCGGGGGCGGCTACCTGCACCTGGGTGCCGTGACGTCTCCCGTGGGCACAGCCCGTGTGCTGCAGCTGGTCTTTGGCTGCACCACCTTCAGCCTGGTGGCCCACAGGGGTGGCTTCTCGGGCGTTCAGGGCACCTTCTGCGTGGCGGCCTGGGGTTTCTGCTTTGCACTCTCCCTCCTGGTGGTGGCCTGCGAGTTCACCCGGCTACACGGCTGTCTGCGCCTGTCCTGGGGAAACTTCACAGCGGCCTTCGCCATGTTCGCCACGCTGCTGTCCGCTACAGCGGCGGTCATCTACCCACTGTACTTCACCCGGCTGGAGTGTCCGCCTGAGCCCGAGGGCTGCACGGCCAGGAACTTCCGCCTGGCAGCCAGCGTCTTTGCCGGGCTCCTCTTCTTGGCCTACGCTACGGAGGTGGCCCTgacccgggcccggccaggccaGGTGGCCAGCTACATGGCCACAGTGTCAGGCCTCCTCAAGATCGTCCAGGCCTTCGTGGCCTGCATCATATTTGGGGCGCTGGTCCATGACAGCCGCTATGGGCGCTACGTGGCTACCCAATGGTGTGTGGCCGTCTACAGCCTTTGCTTCCTGGCCACAGTGGTGGTGGTGATCCTGAGTGTGCTGGGTCACACGGGGGGCCTGGGCTGCCCCTTCGACCGTGTGGTTGTGGTATACACCTTCCTGGCCGTGCTCCTCTACCTCAGCGCTGCAGTGATCTGGCCCGTCTTCTGCTTCGACCCCAAGTACGGTGAGCCTGGGCGGCCCCCCGACTGCCCGAGGGGCAGCTGCCCCTGGGACAGCCAGCTGGTGGTGGCCACCTTCACTTACGTCAACCTGCTCCTCTACATCGCCGACCTGGCCTACTCCCAGAGGATCCGCTTCGTGCCCACCTTCTAG
- the NOTUM gene encoding palmitoleoyl-protein carboxylesterase NOTUM: MGRGVRVLLLLGLLHWAGGGEGRKTWRRRGQQPPPPPPPPRAEVAPAAGQPVESFPLDFTAVEGNMDSFMAQVKSLAQSLYPCSAQQLNEDLRLHLLLNTSVTCNDGSPAGYYLKESKGSRRWLLFLEGGWYCFNRENCDSRYDTMRRLMSSKDWPRTRTGTGILSSQPEENPHWWNANMVFIPYCSSDVWSGASSKSEKNEYAFMGTLIIREVVRELLGKGLSGAKVLLLAGSSAGGTGVLLNVDRVAEQLEELGYPAIQVRGLADSGWFLDNKQYRRTDCIDTITCAPTEAIRRGIRYWNGVVPERCRRQFKEGEEWNCFFGYKVYPTLRCPVFVVQWLFDEAQLTVDNVHLTGQPVQEGQWLYIQNLGRELRNTLKDVPASFAPACLSHEIIIRSHWTDVQVKGTSLPRALHCWDRSLHDSHKANKAPLKGCPIHLVDSCPWPHCNPSCPTIRDQFTGQEMNVAQFLMHMGFDVQTVAQQQGLEPSKLLGMLSSGS, from the exons ATGGGCCGAGGGGTGCGCGTGCTTCTGCTGCTGGGCCTTCTGCACTGGGCCGGGGGCGGCGAGGGCAGGAAGACCTGGCGGCGCCGAGGTCAGCAGCCacccccgccgccgcccccgccgcggGCCGAGGTGGCCCCGGCAGCCGGGCAACCGGTGGAGAGCTTCCCTCTGGACTTCACGGCCGTGGAGGGCAACATGGACAGCTTCATGGCACAGGTCAAGAGCCTGGCGCAGTCCCTGTACCCCTGCTCGGCGCAGCAGCTCAACGAAGACCTGCGCCTGCACCTCCTGCTCAACACGTCGGTGACCTGCAACGATGGCAGCCCGGCCGG CTACTACCTGAAGGAATCCAAGGGCAGCCGGCGATGGCTACTCTTTCTGGAAG GAGGCTGGTACTGCTTCAACCGGGAGAACTGCGACTCCCGATATGACACCATGCGGCGCCTCATGAGCTCCAAGGACTGGCCCCGGACTCGCACAG GCACAGGGATCCTGTCCTCCCAGCCAGAGGAGAACCCCCACTGGTGGAATGCCAACATGGT CTTCATCCCCTACTGCTCCAGCGATGTGTGGAGTGGGGCTTCATCCAAGTCTGAGAAGA ATGAGTACGCCTTCATGGGCACCCTCATCATCCGGGAGGTTGTGCGAGAGCTCCTGGGCAAAGGGCTGAGTGGGGCCAAGGTGCTGCTGCTGGCAGGGAGCAG TGCGGGGGGCACGGGGGTGCTGCTGAACGTGGACCGCGTGGCCGAGCAGCTGGAGGAGCTGGGCTATCCAGCCATCCAGGTGCGGGGCCTGGCTGACTCCGGCTGGTTCCTGGACAACAAGCAGTACCGCCGCACAGACTGCATCGACACCATCACCTGCGCGCCCACAGAGGCCATCCGCCGGGGCATCAG GTACTGGAACGGGGTGGTCCCGGAGCGCTGTCGGCGCCAGTTCAAGGAGGGCGAGGAATGGAACTGCTTCTTTGGCTACAAAGTCTACCCAACTCTGCGCT GCCCGGTGTTCGTGGTGCAGTGGCTGTTTGACGAGGCCCAGCTGACTGTGGACAATGTGCACCTCACGGGGCAGCCGGTGCAGGAGGGCCAATGGCTGTACATCCAGAACCTGGGCCGTGAGCTGCGGAACACACTCAAGGATGTGCC GGCCAGCTTTGCCCCCGCCTGCCTCTCTCACGAGATCATCATCCGAAG CCACTGGACAGACGTCCAGGTGAAGGGGACCTCGCTGCCCCGAGCGCTGCACTGCTGGGACCGAAGCCTCCACGACAGCCACAAGGCCAACAAAGCCCCCCTGAAGGGCTGCCCCATCCACCTGGTGGACAGCTGCCCCTGGCCCCACTGCAACCCCTCATGCCCCACCATCCGGGACCAGTTCACGGGGCAGGAGATGAATGTGGCCCAGTTCCTGATGCACATGGGCTTCGACGTGCAGACAGTAGCACAGCagcagggcctggagcccagtAAACTGCTGGGGATGCTGAGCAGTGGAAGCTAG